One Defluviimonas sp. SAOS-178_SWC DNA window includes the following coding sequences:
- a CDS encoding alpha/beta fold hydrolase: protein MPLGARAGHPTFWQVSGHGARPALAIHCSLAGSGAWTGVADRLADRLTLTAFDLPGHGKSGDWNGEGDLLNLSTRIAASFIETPVDLVGHSFGAVAALNLAIAAPEAIRTLTLIEPVLFAAAKGFPEWEDHQLEMAAFEAAMVEGRAEAAAEAFTRVWGTGVDWARMSANSRADITRRIALVAAGNRALYDDSGGILEPGGLECLEMPVLLIRGDRSPAIVERIAEEIAARLPDVGVATVPGAAHMVPITHPDETAGLIGVNLDRG, encoded by the coding sequence ATGCCGCTCGGTGCCAGGGCGGGGCATCCGACCTTCTGGCAGGTCAGCGGCCACGGGGCGCGGCCGGCGCTGGCAATCCATTGTTCTCTGGCCGGTTCGGGGGCCTGGACGGGGGTCGCGGATCGGCTTGCAGACCGGCTGACGCTGACCGCGTTCGACCTGCCGGGCCACGGGAAGTCCGGCGACTGGAACGGAGAGGGCGACCTTCTCAACCTCTCGACCCGCATCGCGGCCAGCTTCATCGAGACGCCCGTCGACCTTGTCGGCCATTCTTTCGGCGCAGTGGCGGCGCTCAACCTCGCCATCGCCGCACCGGAGGCGATCCGAACCCTGACGCTGATCGAACCGGTTCTGTTCGCCGCCGCCAAGGGCTTCCCGGAATGGGAGGACCACCAACTGGAGATGGCCGCGTTCGAGGCGGCGATGGTGGAGGGCCGGGCGGAGGCGGCGGCAGAAGCCTTCACGCGGGTCTGGGGCACCGGCGTCGACTGGGCGCGGATGAGTGCGAACAGCCGCGCCGACATCACCCGTCGCATCGCGCTTGTCGCCGCCGGGAACCGCGCGCTTTACGACGACAGCGGCGGCATCCTGGAACCCGGCGGGCTTGAATGCCTCGAGATGCCGGTCCTCCTGATCCGCGGCGATCGCTCCCCGGCGATCGTCGAGCGCATCGCCGAGGAGATCGCGGCGCGGCTTCCGGATGTGGGGGTGGCCACCGTGCCGGGCGCGGCCCATATGGTGCCGATCACCCATCCGGACGAGACGGCAGGGCTGATCGGCGTCAATCTCGACCGCGGATGA
- a CDS encoding YcgN family cysteine cluster protein: protein MKHDIPRDGLRPGFWKRPLNTLTPREWEALCDGCGKCCLNKLEDADTGEVFFTRISCRLLDTETCRCGQYEERKRFVPECVVLSPKTIAEVAYWMPSTCAYRLRHEGKPLYDWHPLISGDPESVEKAGESVRGWTLPEFEIPEEDWEDHIIEDL from the coding sequence ATGAAACACGATATTCCCCGCGACGGGCTTCGGCCCGGCTTCTGGAAGCGCCCGCTGAACACGCTGACCCCGCGGGAATGGGAGGCGCTTTGCGACGGCTGCGGCAAGTGCTGCCTGAACAAGCTCGAGGACGCCGATACCGGCGAGGTCTTCTTCACCCGCATCTCCTGCCGCCTTCTCGACACCGAAACCTGTCGCTGCGGCCAGTACGAGGAACGCAAGCGCTTCGTGCCGGAATGTGTCGTCCTCAGCCCCAAGACCATCGCCGAGGTCGCCTACTGGATGCCCTCGACCTGCGCCTACCGGCTGCGCCACGAAGGCAAGCCGCTCTACGACTGGCATCCGCTGATCTCGGGCGATCCCGAAAGCGTCGAGAAGGCGGGCGAATCCGTGCGGGGCTGGACCCTGCCCGAGTTCGAAATCCCGGAAGAAGACTGGGAAGACCATATCATCGAGGACCTCTGA
- a CDS encoding TraB/GumN family protein: MIRATLLCLLLVLPGRIADAACAGTDLWPTLPDADRAVIEAAVDSIPYPRGNFWRATRGGEVVHLVGTYHFDDPRHDAIAERLAPIIASAETLLVEAGPEEQERLKSEMARRPDRLFLVSGPTLPEQLEKADWQALASAMQARGIPAFMASKMQPWYVSMMLGVPPCAMTELGQGAHGLDQRVIEMAEAAEIPVRALEPYDTVFGLFDTMAPKAQIDMILTTLAMGDRAEDYSATLTAAYFNEDVRITWELGRLAAYAMPGATTESVDADMAEMEEALMNRRNRSWLPVIEAASAQGPTFVAFGALHLSGQDGVLALMERAGFTVERLTF; the protein is encoded by the coding sequence ATGATCCGCGCCACCCTTCTCTGTCTTCTTCTGGTTCTGCCGGGCCGGATCGCCGATGCGGCCTGCGCCGGAACCGACCTCTGGCCGACGCTGCCGGACGCCGACCGCGCCGTGATCGAAGCCGCGGTTGACAGCATTCCCTACCCGCGCGGCAATTTCTGGCGCGCGACCCGGGGCGGCGAGGTGGTCCACCTCGTCGGCACCTACCATTTCGACGATCCGCGTCACGACGCGATCGCCGAACGCCTCGCCCCGATCATCGCTTCGGCAGAAACCCTCCTCGTCGAAGCCGGACCGGAGGAGCAGGAGCGGTTGAAATCCGAAATGGCCCGGCGTCCCGACAGGCTCTTTCTCGTCAGCGGTCCGACCCTGCCGGAACAACTGGAGAAGGCGGACTGGCAGGCCCTGGCATCCGCCATGCAGGCCCGCGGCATTCCCGCCTTCATGGCCTCGAAGATGCAGCCCTGGTATGTGTCGATGATGCTCGGCGTCCCGCCCTGCGCGATGACAGAGCTGGGTCAGGGCGCGCACGGGCTCGACCAGAGGGTCATCGAGATGGCTGAGGCGGCAGAGATCCCGGTCCGCGCGCTCGAACCCTATGACACGGTCTTCGGTCTTTTCGACACGATGGCCCCGAAGGCGCAGATCGACATGATCCTCACCACGCTCGCGATGGGCGATCGGGCCGAGGATTACAGCGCGACATTGACGGCCGCCTATTTCAACGAAGATGTCCGCATCACCTGGGAACTTGGCCGGCTTGCCGCCTATGCCATGCCCGGAGCGACGACCGAAAGCGTCGATGCCGACATGGCCGAGATGGAAGAGGCGCTGATGAACCGGCGGAACCGGTCCTGGCTTCCGGTGATCGAGGCGGCTTCGGCGCAAGGCCCGACCTTCGTCGCCTTCGGCGCCCTCCATCTCTCGGGCCAGGACGGCGTGTTGGCATTGATGGAGCGGGCGGGATTCACAGTTGAACGGCTGACGTTCTGA
- a CDS encoding 2-hydroxychromene-2-carboxylate isomerase, with protein MPHIDYYFSTISPFTYLAGTRLEEIAARHGATITYKPLDIGALFGRTGGTALKDRHDSRKEYRLQEIARQAKKAGMKINPQPMFWPANAAPSSYAIIAAQAAMAKGAGGDLGGLVHGVLRACWAEERDISQDDTVRDLLTAHGFEARLADSGLLMGAETYANNLEEAVGKGVFGSPFYITDCGQRFFGQDRLEDLDLHLAGKL; from the coding sequence ATGCCACATATCGACTACTATTTCTCGACGATCTCGCCCTTCACCTATCTCGCCGGGACGCGGCTGGAGGAAATCGCGGCCAGACATGGCGCGACGATCACCTACAAGCCCCTCGACATCGGCGCCCTTTTTGGCCGGACCGGCGGCACCGCGCTGAAGGACCGGCACGACAGCCGCAAGGAGTACCGGCTGCAAGAGATCGCGCGTCAGGCGAAGAAGGCCGGGATGAAGATCAACCCGCAACCGATGTTCTGGCCCGCCAATGCGGCGCCCTCGTCCTATGCGATCATTGCCGCGCAGGCCGCAATGGCGAAGGGGGCGGGCGGTGATCTCGGCGGGCTGGTCCACGGCGTGTTGCGCGCCTGCTGGGCCGAGGAGCGCGACATCTCTCAGGACGACACCGTGCGCGACCTACTGACAGCGCATGGATTCGAGGCGCGCCTTGCCGACAGCGGCCTGCTGATGGGGGCCGAGACCTATGCCAACAACCTTGAGGAAGCGGTGGGCAAGGGCGTCTTCGGCTCGCCCTTCTACATCACCGATTGCGGTCAGCGCTTCTTTGGGCAGGACCGTCTCGAGGATCTCGACCTGCATCTGGCGGGCAAGCTCTGA
- the groL gene encoding chaperonin GroEL (60 kDa chaperone family; promotes refolding of misfolded polypeptides especially under stressful conditions; forms two stacked rings of heptamers to form a barrel-shaped 14mer; ends can be capped by GroES; misfolded proteins enter the barrel where they are refolded when GroES binds), which translates to MAAKDVKFDSDARDRMLRGVNILADAVKVTLGPKGRNVVIDKSFGAPRITKDGVTVAKEIELSDKFENMGAQMVKEVASRTNDEAGDGTTTATVLAQAIVKEGMKSVAAGMNPMDLKRGIDLATAKVVEALKKAARPVNDSAEVAQVGTISANGEAEIGRQIADAMQKVGNEGVITVEENKGLETETEVVEGMQFDRGYLSPYFVTNPDKMVADLEDCMILLHEKKLSSLQPMVPLLESVIQSQKPLLIIAEDVEGEALATLVVNKLRGGLKIAAVKAPGFGDRRKAMLQDIAILTGGQVISEDLGMKLENVGIDMLGKAKKISITKDNTTIVDGAGEKAEIEARVAQIRTQIEETTSDYDREKLQERVAKLAGGVAVIRVGGMTEVEVKERKDRVDDALNATRAAVQEGVIVGGGVALVQAGKSLDGLKGANSDQDAGIVIVRRALEAPLRQIAENAGVDGAVVAGKVRESKDAAYGFNAQTEEYGDMFKFGVIDPAKVTRTALEDAASIAGLLITTEAMIADKPEPKGAAGGGMPDMGGMGGMM; encoded by the coding sequence ATGGCTGCTAAGGACGTCAAATTTGACAGCGATGCCCGTGACCGCATGTTGCGCGGCGTCAACATCCTCGCCGATGCGGTGAAGGTGACGCTTGGCCCGAAAGGCCGCAACGTCGTGATCGACAAGTCGTTCGGTGCCCCGCGCATCACCAAGGACGGCGTGACCGTCGCCAAGGAAATCGAACTCTCGGACAAGTTCGAGAACATGGGCGCGCAGATGGTGAAGGAAGTCGCTTCCCGCACCAACGACGAAGCCGGTGACGGCACCACGACCGCGACGGTTCTCGCTCAGGCCATCGTCAAGGAAGGCATGAAGTCGGTTGCCGCCGGCATGAACCCGATGGACCTCAAGCGCGGCATCGACCTCGCGACCGCGAAGGTCGTCGAGGCGCTCAAGAAAGCGGCGCGCCCGGTCAACGACAGCGCGGAAGTCGCGCAGGTCGGCACCATCTCGGCCAACGGCGAAGCCGAAATCGGCCGCCAGATCGCCGACGCGATGCAGAAGGTCGGCAACGAAGGCGTCATCACCGTCGAAGAGAACAAGGGTCTTGAGACCGAGACCGAAGTCGTCGAGGGCATGCAGTTCGACCGTGGCTACCTCTCGCCCTACTTCGTGACCAACCCCGACAAGATGGTCGCGGACCTCGAAGACTGCATGATCCTGCTGCACGAGAAGAAGCTCTCCTCGCTCCAGCCGATGGTTCCGCTTCTGGAATCGGTCATCCAGTCGCAAAAGCCGCTCCTGATCATCGCGGAAGACGTCGAAGGCGAAGCGCTGGCGACCCTCGTCGTCAACAAGCTGCGCGGTGGCCTGAAGATCGCCGCCGTCAAGGCACCGGGCTTCGGCGACCGCCGCAAGGCCATGCTGCAGGACATCGCGATCCTCACCGGTGGCCAGGTGATCTCGGAAGACCTCGGCATGAAGCTCGAGAATGTCGGCATCGACATGCTGGGCAAGGCCAAGAAGATCTCGATCACCAAGGACAACACCACCATCGTCGATGGCGCCGGTGAAAAGGCCGAGATCGAAGCGCGCGTCGCCCAGATCCGCACCCAGATCGAGGAAACCACCTCCGACTACGACCGCGAGAAGCTGCAGGAGCGTGTTGCGAAACTCGCCGGCGGCGTCGCCGTGATCCGCGTCGGCGGCATGACCGAAGTCGAAGTGAAAGAGCGCAAGGACCGTGTGGACGACGCGCTGAACGCGACCCGTGCGGCCGTTCAGGAAGGCGTGATTGTCGGCGGCGGTGTCGCTCTGGTTCAGGCCGGCAAGTCGCTCGACGGTCTCAAGGGCGCCAACTCCGATCAGGATGCTGGCATCGTCATCGTGCGCCGTGCGCTCGAAGCGCCGCTGCGCCAGATCGCCGAGAACGCCGGTGTCGACGGCGCTGTCGTCGCGGGCAAGGTGCGCGAGTCGAAGGATGCGGCCTACGGCTTCAACGCCCAGACCGAAGAATATGGCGACATGTTCAAGTTCGGCGTGATCGACCCGGCCAAGGTGACGCGCACGGCGCTCGAAGACGCGGCGTCGATCGCGGGTCTTCTGATCACGACCGAAGCGATGATCGCCGACAAGCCGGAGCCGAAGGGCGCGGCCGGCGGCGGCATGCCCGACATGGGCGGCATGGGCGGCATGATGTAA
- a CDS encoding TIGR01459 family HAD-type hydrolase yields the protein MTRIIQSLSDVSDGYETLFCDLWGCLHNGRAPFPAAVATLQSFRAGGGHVVLLTNAPRPNGFVETQLDRMGVPRDAWDLIVSSGDAAQAAMFSGAVGRKVYHLGPEKDLGFFTDIPAEFADEPEIVRVPLDAAEGIVCTGPFNDLTETPEDYRATLLYAKTKGLKLLCSNPDLVVDYGDKRIYCAGAIAALYDEMGGESLYYGKPHPPIYDLARRRLAATGQDARNDRILALGDGINTDIQGGIGEGVDTLFVTGGLAGEAFGPDVEAPDAGLLESWLDERQLSPTYSIGRLR from the coding sequence ATGACCCGGATCATCCAGTCGCTGTCAGACGTTTCCGATGGCTACGAGACGCTTTTCTGCGACCTCTGGGGCTGCCTGCACAACGGCCGTGCCCCCTTCCCCGCCGCGGTCGCCACGTTGCAATCCTTCCGCGCCGGTGGTGGCCATGTCGTCCTGCTAACCAACGCGCCGCGCCCCAACGGCTTTGTGGAAACACAGCTCGACCGGATGGGCGTGCCGCGCGACGCCTGGGACCTGATCGTGTCGTCCGGCGACGCGGCGCAGGCGGCCATGTTCTCGGGCGCGGTCGGGCGGAAGGTCTATCATCTGGGGCCCGAAAAGGACCTCGGCTTCTTCACCGACATCCCGGCCGAGTTCGCAGACGAACCGGAGATCGTCCGCGTCCCTCTGGACGCGGCCGAGGGGATCGTCTGCACCGGTCCGTTCAACGATCTCACGGAAACGCCGGAAGATTATCGGGCGACGCTTCTTTATGCGAAGACAAAGGGGCTGAAGCTTCTGTGCAGCAACCCCGACCTGGTCGTCGACTACGGCGACAAGCGCATCTATTGCGCCGGTGCCATCGCCGCCCTCTACGACGAGATGGGGGGCGAAAGCCTCTATTACGGCAAGCCTCATCCGCCGATCTACGATCTCGCGCGGCGGCGGCTTGCAGCGACCGGGCAGGACGCCCGTAACGACCGCATCCTCGCCCTCGGGGATGGCATCAACACCGACATTCAAGGCGGTATCGGCGAGGGGGTCGACACGCTGTTCGTCACCGGCGGCCTCGCGGGAGAGGCGTTCGGCCCGGATGTCGAGGCGCCTGATGCCGGGCTTCTGGAAAGCTGGCTCGACGAACGGCAGCTTTCGCCGACCTACAGTATTGGCCGTCTGCGTTAG
- a CDS encoding threonine aldolase family protein, with protein sequence MEFASDNSSGVAPEIMAALSAANAGYAPSYGTDPAMDRVRALIREIFEAPAAEVYLVNNGTTANSLSLATYCPPWGAVYCHDTAHVEVDECGAPEFFIGGGKLVKVPGADGKMTPDALRQAIDATPHGFVHSVQRAIVTLTNTTEAGTIYSVAETAALCAVAKDYGLPVHLDGARFANALVATNASPAEMSWKAGVDILSFGGTKNGCMGVEAVVLFDPKKAWEFELRRKRGGHLFSKHRYLSAQMEAYLTDGLWLRLARDANARAASLEAAILSLPGASLLYPREANMVFAYLPRGTHRRAMDAGAHYYLWPHDETLDGPGDQPVSARFVCSWCTSDADIEAFAGIIRGRD encoded by the coding sequence ATGGAATTCGCCTCAGACAATTCCTCGGGCGTCGCGCCCGAGATCATGGCCGCGCTGAGCGCGGCCAATGCCGGCTACGCCCCGTCCTACGGCACCGATCCGGCGATGGACCGGGTGCGGGCGCTGATCCGCGAGATCTTCGAGGCGCCGGCGGCAGAGGTTTACCTCGTCAACAACGGCACGACCGCGAATTCCCTGTCGCTGGCCACCTATTGCCCGCCCTGGGGCGCGGTTTATTGCCACGACACCGCCCATGTCGAGGTCGACGAATGCGGCGCGCCGGAATTCTTCATCGGCGGCGGCAAGCTGGTCAAGGTGCCGGGCGCGGACGGCAAGATGACGCCGGACGCGCTGAGGCAGGCGATCGACGCGACGCCGCATGGCTTCGTCCATTCGGTGCAGCGCGCGATCGTCACGCTCACCAACACGACCGAGGCGGGCACGATCTATTCCGTCGCCGAGACCGCCGCGCTCTGCGCCGTTGCCAAGGATTACGGCCTGCCCGTCCATCTCGACGGCGCGCGTTTTGCCAACGCGCTCGTCGCCACGAATGCCAGCCCCGCCGAGATGAGTTGGAAGGCCGGCGTCGACATCCTGTCCTTCGGCGGCACCAAGAACGGCTGTATGGGGGTCGAGGCCGTGGTGCTTTTCGATCCGAAGAAGGCGTGGGAATTCGAGCTGCGCCGCAAGCGCGGCGGGCATCTCTTTTCCAAGCACCGCTACCTTTCGGCGCAGATGGAGGCCTATCTGACCGACGGTCTCTGGCTGCGCCTCGCGCGCGACGCCAATGCCCGCGCGGCATCGCTGGAGGCGGCGATCCTGTCGCTGCCCGGGGCCAGCCTGCTTTATCCGCGCGAGGCGAACATGGTCTTCGCCTACCTGCCGCGCGGCACACACCGCCGGGCGATGGACGCGGGCGCGCACTACTATCTCTGGCCGCATGACGAGACGCTGGACGGCCCCGGCGATCAGCCGGTCAGCGCCCGCTTCGTCTGTTCCTGGTGCACGAGCGACGCCGATATCGAGGCTTTCGCCGGGATCATCCGCGGTCGAGATTGA
- a CDS encoding bifunctional riboflavin kinase/FAD synthetase, with amino-acid sequence MRIHEHWNGIEPSDRGASVAMGNFDGVHLGHQAVIDLARKGQAPLGIVTFEPHPRQFFAPDAPPFRLMNAEARTHRLEKLGVTQLYELPFDAALAGMEAGAFVADVLVAGIGVAHVTVGADFCFGKGRKGNVETLRNAGRRHGFGVTIAELVAQDGEEISSTAIRAALSEGRPRDAARMLGHWHRIEGAVMHGDKRGKDLGFPTANMGVEGLHLPKLGVYAVKIDILTGPHQGSYDGAASLGVRPMFGENQPNLETYIFDFSGGIYGEHLSVALIDYLRPEMKFDGLPDLIKQMNADCDRARTILTTL; translated from the coding sequence ATGCGCATTCACGAGCATTGGAACGGGATTGAACCGTCCGACCGGGGGGCCTCGGTGGCGATGGGCAATTTCGACGGTGTGCATCTTGGCCACCAGGCGGTGATCGACCTCGCGCGCAAGGGGCAGGCGCCGCTCGGCATCGTCACGTTCGAACCCCATCCACGCCAGTTCTTCGCCCCCGACGCCCCGCCCTTCCGGCTCATGAATGCCGAGGCGCGGACGCATCGGTTGGAAAAGCTTGGCGTGACGCAGCTTTACGAACTGCCGTTCGATGCGGCACTGGCGGGAATGGAGGCCGGGGCCTTCGTCGCCGACGTCCTCGTTGCCGGGATCGGCGTTGCCCATGTCACGGTCGGGGCGGATTTCTGCTTCGGCAAGGGCCGCAAGGGTAACGTGGAAACGCTGCGCAATGCCGGTCGCCGGCACGGCTTCGGCGTCACCATCGCGGAGCTTGTCGCGCAGGACGGCGAGGAGATCTCGTCGACCGCGATCCGCGCCGCGCTGAGCGAGGGCCGCCCCCGCGACGCGGCCCGGATGCTCGGCCACTGGCACCGGATCGAAGGCGCGGTGATGCATGGCGACAAGCGCGGCAAGGATCTGGGCTTTCCGACGGCGAATATGGGGGTCGAGGGGCTGCATCTGCCGAAGCTCGGCGTCTACGCCGTCAAGATCGACATCCTTACCGGACCGCATCAGGGCAGCTACGATGGCGCGGCAAGCCTCGGCGTGCGGCCGATGTTCGGAGAGAACCAGCCGAACCTCGAAACCTACATCTTCGATTTCTCCGGCGGCATCTACGGCGAGCACCTCTCGGTCGCCCTGATCGATTATCTGAGGCCCGAGATGAAGTTCGACGGGCTGCCGGACCTCATCAAACAGATGAATGCCGATTGTGACCGGGCGCGGACAATCCTCACCACGCTCTGA
- the groES gene encoding co-chaperone GroES, translating to MAFKPLHDRVLVKRVESDEKTKGGLIIPDSAKEKPAEGEVVAVGEGARKDSGELIAPSVKTGDRILFGKWSGTEVTVDGTEMLIMKESDILGIIA from the coding sequence ATGGCATTCAAACCGCTTCATGACCGTGTTCTGGTCAAGCGTGTCGAAAGCGACGAGAAGACCAAGGGTGGTCTGATCATCCCAGACAGCGCCAAGGAAAAGCCGGCCGAGGGCGAAGTCGTCGCCGTGGGCGAGGGCGCGCGCAAGGATTCGGGCGAGCTGATCGCACCGTCGGTCAAGACGGGCGACCGGATCCTTTTCGGCAAGTGGTCGGGCACGGAAGTGACCGTCGACGGCACCGAAATGCTGATCATGAAGGAAAGCGACATTCTCGGCATCATCGCCTGA
- a CDS encoding MaoC family dehydratase, translated as MLDNLPRGTICIEDLEIGMTRYLQKTVTDRDIEMFAEVSTDRNPVHLDDDYARDTIFEGRIAHGMLTAGLISAVIGEQLPGHGTVYLGQSLKFMAPVRPGDTVYAEVKVTAIDHARRRVTLETHCAVGDTVVLKGEAVVLAPSRKFD; from the coding sequence ATGCTCGACAACTTGCCGCGCGGAACAATCTGCATCGAAGACCTGGAGATCGGGATGACCCGCTATCTTCAGAAGACCGTCACCGACCGCGACATCGAGATGTTCGCGGAAGTGTCGACCGACCGCAACCCGGTGCACCTCGACGACGATTACGCCCGCGACACGATCTTCGAGGGGCGTATCGCGCACGGGATGCTGACGGCCGGCCTTATCTCGGCGGTCATCGGCGAGCAGCTTCCGGGGCATGGCACAGTCTATCTCGGCCAGTCGCTGAAATTCATGGCGCCGGTGCGCCCCGGCGACACGGTCTATGCCGAGGTCAAGGTCACCGCGATCGACCATGCCCGGCGCCGGGTCACCCTTGAAACCCACTGCGCGGTGGGCGATACGGTTGTGCTGAAAGGCGAGGCGGTGGTTCTGGCGCCAAGCCGCAAGTTCGACTGA
- a CDS encoding manganese-dependent inorganic pyrophosphatase, which yields MIKVFGHKSPDTDSTGSPIIWAWYLTEVKGTPAKPVLLGEPNTEAAFVLKRWNLDKPEIIADVAAGDTCVVVDTNNPAELPASINEANVVQIIDHHLLAGGLKTKGPIDITIRPLACTATIMHDLMGGDAAKMPEAIKCAMLSCILSDTLEFRSPTTTAHDRAVAEDLARQLGISIPDYASELFAAKSDVSAFSDAELLRMDSKEYNVAGKELRVSVLETTAPKVVLDRKDSLMKSMTDVAREDGADQVLLFVVDILKEEATLLVPNDLVKQMAEASFGAKVSGDTVVLPGIMSRKKQIIPALKL from the coding sequence ATGATCAAAGTCTTTGGCCACAAATCCCCCGACACCGATTCCACCGGATCGCCCATCATCTGGGCCTGGTACCTGACGGAGGTGAAGGGCACGCCCGCGAAGCCGGTCCTTCTTGGCGAGCCGAATACCGAGGCGGCTTTCGTCCTGAAACGCTGGAACCTCGACAAGCCCGAGATCATCGCCGATGTGGCCGCAGGCGATACCTGCGTCGTCGTCGACACCAACAACCCGGCCGAACTTCCCGCTTCGATCAACGAGGCGAATGTCGTCCAGATCATCGACCACCACCTTCTGGCCGGCGGGTTGAAGACCAAGGGCCCGATCGACATCACCATCCGCCCGCTCGCCTGCACCGCGACCATCATGCACGACCTTATGGGCGGCGACGCGGCGAAGATGCCGGAGGCGATCAAATGCGCGATGCTGTCCTGCATCCTTTCCGACACGCTGGAATTCCGCTCGCCCACCACGACCGCGCATGACCGCGCCGTGGCTGAGGATCTCGCCCGCCAGCTCGGCATCTCGATCCCCGATTACGCGTCGGAACTGTTTGCCGCGAAGTCCGACGTCTCGGCGTTTTCCGACGCGGAACTCCTGCGGATGGATTCGAAGGAATACAACGTCGCCGGCAAGGAACTGCGGGTTTCGGTGCTGGAGACGACCGCGCCGAAAGTGGTTCTCGACCGCAAGGACAGCCTGATGAAGTCCATGACCGACGTCGCCAGGGAAGACGGCGCCGATCAGGTCCTTCTTTTCGTCGTCGACATCCTCAAGGAGGAGGCGACCCTGCTCGTGCCGAACGATCTGGTCAAACAGATGGCCGAAGCCTCGTTCGGCGCCAAGGTCAGCGGCGACACGGTCGTCCTGCCCGGCATCATGAGCCGCAAGAAGCAAATTATCCCGGCCTTGAAACTCTGA